Proteins from a single region of Diorhabda sublineata isolate icDioSubl1.1 chromosome 2, icDioSubl1.1, whole genome shotgun sequence:
- the LOC130453206 gene encoding uncharacterized protein LOC130453206 encodes MADNRVQKLLFSEYCDFEDMVLIESPFAQTTKDGEGIRQVHLGLTPSKLVLATDVLPPVEYVNFKYAPGVDPEIETFELVAIYPVECVNLSIYKTKKNQALKARFCNNRVLYFELGGFEHRAMFWNLWCERIKFLCPDNSGSSRSETSVGTSTTGSTLYLVDKKLVAVNGYKQLWCTFGMTPSLVENISNKMNYKNGWMDRNIYLGKYFENYNYAPIVQSPTIEEFVKTPKSSKLGLATKQSDVISYMDANELKIGDCVQINRFGNGIDEGCNIRLFLTADDYVPPQRFSLIDKSSLPSISAILNYEHLAETAVLAWEFFRVSDPQKYKIKHRRRYGLTPESNFHFGLGPLNISKGDKYSVQVKKVVSSVCLLSKERTCVKKHLTASISQQFVSLNKRKGCNFITNNEKTPITLFWTPCYKYRPQSAKLIYRGILKDLKSIKDYHESIKYKKKKNYNFFRRFYQNKQKINSDEESEEEYFKTKRRKKHGFIHTIFPNSVDVSDVLDIKKNETPLQCLKRQLELDKYLSIWDFDSTALAQHLTMIDKDLFLKISSMELDTILWQQSSTNTPNINALIIFSERIRNLFAFEILKNDNNKDRARLIARLVNVADKCHKISNYQSCRTVLASLQSPAVYRLKDTWAYVRKKHGSKYQTFEFLCRFYRDPRLATYQKTFYMVAQNPPFLPYIGDVLGKLLGKIPDYPPPFNLSLSRTPSCYTTTESRISENVTNVSKCPPLINKLLKLFTLSDANDATVKTKKVRKRYPTKRKKIKFKGLYEYYKPLDCYEDCREINLEITREFLEKSQLGAMCYNFRTDDLVNCYLLKARYQDEQQNFNLSLSIESPRNYYEPNFNKL; translated from the exons ATGGCGGATAATAGAGTCCAGAAATTACTTTTTTCCGAATACTGCGATTTCGAAGATATGGTATTGATAGAAAGTCCGTTTGCGCAAACTACAAAAGACGGCGAAGGTATCCGTCAAGTTCATCTAGGCTTAACGCCGTCAAAACTCGTATTAGCTACAGACGTTTTACCGCCGGTCGAAtatgtcaatttcaaatatGCTCCAGGAGTCGATCCTGAAATCGAAACTTTCGAATTAGTAGCAATTTATCCAGTGGAATGCGTTAACCTCAGTATATATAAGACTAAGAAAAATCAAGCTTTGAAGGCGAGATTTTGCAATAATAGGGTGCTTTATTTTGAGCTTGGTGGTTTTGAACATCGTGCCATGTTTTGGAATCTTTGGTGTGAAAGAATCAAATTTCTTTGTCCGGATAATTCCGGGTCGTCGCGTTCTGAAACTTCGGTTGGTACTTCTACTACTGGTAGTACTTTATATCTTGTTGATAAAAAACTCGTAGCCGTCAACGGATACAAACAACTCTGGTGTACGTTTGGGATGACTCCCAGTTTAGTAGAAAATATcagtaataaaatgaattataaaaatggttGGATGGATAGGAATATATATTTGGGAAAGTATTTCGAGAATTACAATTATGCTCCAATAGTACAAAGTCCTACCATAGAAGAATTTGTAAAAACCCCGAAATCCTCAAAATTAGGTTTAGCAACTAAACAATCTGATGTTATCAGTTACATGGAtgcaaatgaattaaaaattggaGATTGCGTTCAG ATCAATCGTTTTGGAAATGGTATAGACGAAGGATGCAACATAAGACTTTTCCTTACCGCCGACGATTACGTCCCACCACAACGATTTAGCCTCATAGATAAATCGTCCTTACCTAGTATCTCAGCTATTTTAAACTACGAACATTTAGCAGAAACAGCCGTTTTGGCTTGGGAATTTTTTCGAGTATCAGATCcgcaaaaatacaaaattaaacacAGAAGACGATACGGTTTGACACCGGAATCAAATTTCCATTTCGGTTTGGGACCTTTAAATATATCTAAAGGTGATAAATATTCCGTTCAAGTGAAGAAAGTGGTTTCGTCGGTATGTTTGTTATCGAAAGAACGTACTTGtgttaaaaaacatttaacCGCTTCCATATCTCAACAATTCGTATCTCTTAATAAAAGAAAAGGATGTAATTTTATCACAAACAACGAAAAAACACCGATTACTCTATTTTGGACGCCCTGTTATAAATATAGACCGCAATCGGCCAAGTTGATATATCGAGGGATACTCAAAGATCTAAAATCGATCAAGGATTATCACGAATcgattaaatacaaaaaaaagaaaaactacaatttCTTTCGAAGATTCTatcaaaataagcaaaaaataaattctgacGAAGAATCTGAAGAGGAATATTTCAAAACGAAACGTAGAaagaaacatggttttataCATACGATTTTTCCTAATAGCGTCGATGTTTCCGACGTACTCGATATAAAGAAAAACGAAACTCCATTACAATGTTTGAAACGTCAATTGGAGTTAGATAAATATCTATCAATATGGGATTTTGATTCGACGGCGCTAGCACAACATTTAACGATGATTgataaagatttatttttgaaaatatcctcTATGGAATTAGATACTATATTATGGCAACAATCTTCTACCAACACCCCTAATATTAACGCCCTTATCATATTTTCCGAAAGGATAAGAAACCTTTTCGCTTTCGAAATACTTAAAAACGACAATAATAAAGATAGAGCTAGATTAATAGCTAGACTTGTCAACGTAGCAGATAAATGTCATAAAATATCCAATTACCAATCGTGTAGAACCGTTCTAGCTTCATTACAATCCCCAGCAGTTTACAGATTAAAAGATACCTGGGCTTATGTTAGAAAGAAACACGGTAGTAAATACCAAACCTTTGAATTCTTATGTAGATTTTATAGAGACCCCAGATTGGCGACATACCAAAAAACCTTTTACATGGTAGCGCAAAATCCGCCGTTTCTACCTTACATAGGCGATGTCTTGGGCAAACTTTTAGGAAAGATTCCCGATTACCCACCACCGTTTAATCTTTCGCTTTCAAGAACTCCGAGTTGTTATACTACGACAGAATCTCGTATTAGTGAAAACGTAACGAACGTATCCAAATGTCCTCCTCTTATTAATAAACTTTTGAAATTGTTTACTCTATCAGATGCCAACGACGCTACGGTTAAAACGAAAAAAGTTAGAAAACGGTATCCGACTAAACggaagaaaatcaaatttaaaggTTTGTACGAATATTACAAACCTTTAGATTGTTATGAAGATTGCAGggaaattaatttagaaataactagagaatttttggaaaagtcTCAATTAGGTGCGATGTGTTATAATTTCAGGACGGATGATTTGGTGAATTGCTATTTACTTAAAGCGCGATATCAAGacgaacaacaaaattttaatttatctttaAGTATAGAATCGCCACGTAATTATTATGAACCAAACtttaataaactataa